Proteins encoded by one window of Kribbella italica:
- a CDS encoding nuclear transport factor 2 family protein, whose amino-acid sequence MATIQEVAEAFSRHRFSEVYPFLHPEVTWTLVGAAKLVGQEQVVQACENALAELARSTTQFLRFKTIANADSVAVHSVARYVDAKWQSSFVSSCDLYEFTQGHLTSITSYTAEVDPDTIA is encoded by the coding sequence ATGGCGACGATTCAGGAAGTGGCGGAGGCGTTCTCGCGGCACCGCTTCTCGGAGGTGTATCCGTTCCTGCACCCGGAGGTGACCTGGACCCTGGTGGGGGCGGCGAAGCTGGTGGGGCAGGAGCAGGTGGTGCAGGCGTGTGAGAACGCGCTGGCGGAGCTGGCGCGGTCGACGACGCAGTTCCTGCGGTTCAAGACGATCGCGAACGCGGACTCCGTCGCGGTGCACTCGGTGGCCCGGTACGTCGACGCGAAGTGGCAGTCGTCGTTCGTGTCGTCGTGCGACCTGTACGAGTTCACCCAGGGGCACCTCACCTCGATCACGTCGTACACGGCGGAAGTCGATCCCGACACG
- a CDS encoding HTTM domain-containing protein — translation MTRIANWFTPKIALARVAWLRTILYLFVILDMHAFVRDTRLKGEHPGLYQPLYLARLFDLPKPSVANTTTLYVVLIVFCLIGASNRLPRLAGWVVAPAFTWWVLIGMSDRKVDHDHLALVIALWVLPTVAPNKNRKGSVYADQTTSEAAGWAVRCVQISVIATYFLSAVAKLRSAGWALTWPGSAILTWAIVRRPHPVGEWLLHHPWMLHVMQWVGFIGELLSPLVLWLKGRWQLLGALFFIGFHVANTAILLIHFLPTVVCWLAFAPMERIVPWFQRRRTKDSGGDAGEPEDQPEDSRQTQQQPGA, via the coding sequence ATGACCAGGATCGCCAACTGGTTCACGCCCAAGATCGCACTCGCCCGCGTCGCGTGGTTGCGGACGATCCTGTACCTGTTCGTCATCCTCGACATGCACGCGTTCGTCCGCGACACCCGGCTCAAGGGCGAGCACCCAGGCCTCTACCAACCGCTCTACCTGGCCCGCCTGTTCGACCTCCCGAAGCCGTCGGTCGCCAACACGACCACCCTGTACGTCGTACTGATCGTGTTCTGCCTGATCGGCGCCTCCAACCGGCTGCCGCGGCTCGCGGGCTGGGTGGTCGCGCCGGCGTTCACCTGGTGGGTGCTGATCGGGATGAGCGACCGCAAGGTCGACCACGACCACCTCGCGCTCGTCATCGCGCTGTGGGTGCTCCCGACCGTCGCGCCGAACAAGAACCGCAAGGGCTCCGTGTACGCCGACCAGACCACCTCGGAAGCGGCCGGCTGGGCGGTCCGGTGCGTCCAGATCAGCGTGATCGCGACGTACTTCCTGTCCGCGGTCGCCAAGCTCCGCAGCGCGGGCTGGGCGCTGACCTGGCCGGGCAGCGCCATCCTGACCTGGGCGATCGTGCGCCGGCCTCACCCGGTCGGCGAGTGGCTGCTGCACCACCCGTGGATGCTGCACGTGATGCAGTGGGTCGGGTTCATCGGTGAGCTGCTGTCACCGCTGGTGCTCTGGCTGAAGGGCCGCTGGCAGCTGCTCGGCGCGCTGTTCTTCATCGGCTTCCACGTCGCGAACACCGCGATCCTGCTGATCCACTTCCTGCCGACCGTGGTCTGCTGGCTGGCCTTCGCCCCGATGGAGCGGATCGTGCCCTGGTTCCAGCGGCGCCGGACCAAGGACTCAGGTGGCGACGCCGGAGAGCCCGAAGACCAGCCCGAAGACAGCCGGCAGACCCAGCAGCAGCCCGGCGCGTAG
- the glnA gene encoding type I glutamate--ammonia ligase, producing MDKQQEFVLRALEERDVRFVRLWFTDVLGFLKSVAVAPAELEGAFSEGIGFDGSAIEGFARVTEADMLAKPDPSTFQILPWRGETMGTARMFCDINMPDGSASFADPRHVLKRTLSKAADLGFTFYTHPEIEFYLFKSLTGAPGTYPEPVDSSGYFDHTPQGIGNDFRREAITMLESMGISVEFSHHEGGPGQQEIDLRYADALSTADNIMTFRVVVKEVALSQGIYASFMPKPLSDQPGSGMHTHMSLFEGDRNAFFEGGAQYQLSKTGRAFIAGLLRHAAEITAVTNQWVNSYKRLAVGDEAPSFISWGHNNRSALVRVPMYKPHKGQSSRVEFRSLDSAANPYLAFALMLAAGLKGIEEGYELPREVEDDIWSLTDRERRALGIKPLPNSLAEAIHAMEDSELVAETLGEHVFDFFLRNKRVEWQDYRKQVTPFELNKLLPVL from the coding sequence ATGGACAAGCAGCAGGAGTTCGTGCTGCGCGCGCTCGAGGAGCGCGACGTACGGTTCGTGCGGCTCTGGTTCACCGACGTGCTGGGCTTCCTGAAATCGGTGGCGGTCGCCCCGGCGGAGCTGGAGGGCGCGTTCTCGGAGGGGATCGGGTTCGACGGGTCCGCGATCGAGGGGTTCGCCCGGGTCACCGAGGCGGACATGCTGGCCAAGCCGGACCCGTCGACGTTCCAGATCCTGCCCTGGCGGGGCGAGACGATGGGCACCGCCCGGATGTTCTGCGACATCAACATGCCGGACGGCTCGGCCTCGTTCGCCGACCCGCGGCACGTGCTGAAGCGGACCCTGTCGAAGGCGGCCGACCTCGGCTTCACCTTCTACACCCACCCCGAGATCGAGTTCTACCTGTTCAAGTCGCTGACCGGCGCTCCGGGCACCTATCCCGAGCCGGTCGACTCCTCGGGCTACTTCGACCACACCCCGCAGGGGATCGGCAACGACTTCCGCCGCGAGGCGATCACGATGCTGGAGTCGATGGGCATCTCGGTCGAGTTCAGCCACCACGAGGGCGGCCCGGGCCAGCAGGAGATCGACCTGCGGTACGCCGACGCGCTGTCCACCGCGGACAACATCATGACGTTCCGCGTGGTCGTCAAGGAGGTCGCGCTCAGCCAGGGCATCTACGCCTCGTTCATGCCCAAGCCGCTGAGCGACCAGCCCGGTTCGGGCATGCACACCCACATGTCGCTGTTCGAGGGCGACCGGAACGCGTTCTTCGAGGGCGGCGCGCAGTACCAGCTGTCCAAGACCGGGCGGGCGTTCATCGCCGGCCTGCTGCGCCACGCGGCCGAGATCACCGCGGTGACCAACCAGTGGGTGAACTCGTACAAGCGGCTCGCCGTCGGTGACGAGGCGCCGTCGTTCATCTCGTGGGGTCACAACAACCGCAGCGCGCTGGTCCGGGTGCCGATGTACAAGCCGCACAAGGGCCAGTCGAGCCGGGTCGAGTTCCGCTCGCTCGACTCCGCCGCGAACCCGTACCTGGCCTTCGCGCTGATGCTGGCCGCCGGCCTGAAGGGCATCGAGGAGGGGTACGAGCTGCCGCGGGAGGTCGAGGACGACATCTGGTCGCTGACCGACCGTGAGCGTCGCGCGCTCGGCATCAAGCCGCTGCCGAACAGCCTGGCCGAGGCGATCCACGCGATGGAGGACAGCGAGCTGGTCGCCGAGACGCTCGGCGAGCACGTCTTCGACTTCTTCCTGCGCAACAAGCGGGTCGAGTGGCAGGACTACCGCAAGCAGGTCACGCCGTTCGAGCTGAACAAGCTGCTGCCGGTGCTCTAA
- a CDS encoding peptidylprolyl isomerase: MRQWQRVVAIVVVATLVLALESWIASAQAPFFKQCSYLRTGASAPVRPPYSLTPTDGLVKVTVTTNVGAVELRLDRESAPCAVHAFGHLALGGFYTGAPCGRLTSVLLECGPAEAGFRYPAELTGKESYPRGTVAMVPVAAGQNGARFFVVHRDAQLPPAYTVVGTVFAGIEVVDKIAAGGGRTPVWITGILVG, encoded by the coding sequence ATGCGTCAATGGCAGCGGGTTGTTGCGATCGTCGTTGTGGCCACACTGGTCCTCGCCCTCGAGAGCTGGATCGCCAGCGCTCAGGCACCGTTCTTCAAGCAGTGCTCGTACCTGCGGACGGGAGCGAGCGCGCCGGTCCGGCCGCCGTACTCGCTGACGCCGACGGACGGCCTGGTGAAGGTGACGGTGACGACCAACGTCGGCGCGGTGGAGCTGCGGCTGGACCGCGAGAGCGCGCCGTGCGCGGTGCACGCGTTCGGGCACCTCGCGCTCGGCGGGTTCTACACCGGAGCGCCGTGCGGGCGGCTCACGTCCGTGCTGCTGGAGTGCGGACCGGCCGAGGCCGGCTTCCGGTACCCGGCGGAGCTGACCGGCAAGGAGAGCTACCCGCGCGGGACGGTCGCGATGGTGCCGGTCGCCGCCGGGCAGAACGGCGCGCGCTTCTTCGTCGTGCACCGCGACGCGCAGCTGCCGCCGGCGTACACGGTGGTCGGGACGGTGTTCGCCGGGATCGAGGTGGTCGACAAGATCGCCGCGGGCGGCGGGCGGACCCCGGTGTGGATCACCGGGATCCTCGTCGGTTAG
- a CDS encoding HupE/UreJ family protein has protein sequence MRRLLTFLGLLVALALAGTTAASAHVIASAGYATVTQDGSQVNVQLSLEYAVLARAVDLGEPATDDGRRAKALDTAKPTLETYLHDRVVISLDGAACEPELATTSVGSRAGTPYAELGLIYACAGDQGTFRLQYTVFGDAEAVADDHTNVVEYHFGDDSGRTVFDRSHHDFTVGDSTMAASSLQFGKLGVEHILLGLDHVLFVVALILGANSFKSLLQVTSMFTVAHSVTLVSTLLGGITVPAIVVEPLIALSIAFVAVENLLGSTRHRLPVVFGFGLLHGLGFAGSLRITDQVSPELLVSLLSFNIGIETGQALLLLAVFPLVLLIRRSRLSVPVVRSATAVVAAFGTFWFVERFFLT, from the coding sequence ATGCGTCGTCTGCTGACATTCCTCGGGCTGCTCGTTGCCCTCGCTCTGGCCGGCACCACCGCCGCGTCCGCCCATGTGATCGCTTCCGCCGGCTACGCCACCGTCACGCAGGACGGCAGCCAGGTGAACGTCCAGCTCAGCCTCGAGTACGCCGTACTGGCCCGCGCCGTCGACCTCGGCGAGCCCGCGACCGACGACGGTCGGCGCGCGAAGGCCCTCGACACCGCCAAGCCGACGCTGGAGACGTACCTGCACGACCGGGTCGTCATCTCCCTCGACGGCGCCGCCTGCGAGCCCGAGCTCGCCACCACGTCCGTCGGCAGTCGCGCCGGTACGCCGTACGCCGAACTCGGCCTGATCTACGCCTGCGCCGGCGACCAGGGCACGTTCCGCCTGCAGTACACCGTGTTCGGTGACGCCGAGGCGGTCGCGGACGACCACACCAACGTGGTGGAGTACCACTTCGGCGACGACTCCGGCCGGACCGTGTTCGACCGCAGCCATCACGACTTCACCGTCGGCGACTCGACGATGGCCGCGTCCAGCCTGCAGTTCGGCAAGCTGGGCGTCGAGCACATCCTGCTCGGGCTCGACCACGTGCTCTTCGTGGTCGCGCTGATCCTCGGCGCGAACAGCTTCAAGAGCCTGCTCCAGGTCACCTCGATGTTCACCGTCGCGCACAGCGTCACGCTGGTCTCCACGCTGCTCGGCGGGATCACCGTGCCCGCGATCGTCGTCGAGCCGCTGATCGCGCTGTCGATCGCGTTCGTCGCGGTCGAGAACCTGCTGGGTTCCACCCGCCATCGCCTCCCGGTGGTCTTCGGTTTCGGTCTTCTGCACGGGCTCGGCTTCGCCGGCTCGCTGCGGATCACCGATCAAGTCAGTCCGGAACTGCTCGTCTCGCTGCTGAGCTTCAACATCGGCATCGAGACCGGCCAGGCGTTGCTGCTGCTGGCCGTGTTCCCCCTGGTCCTGCTGATCCGCCGGAGCCGTCTCTCGGTCCCGGTCGTCCGCTCGGCGACCGCAGTCGTCGCCGCCTTCGGCACCTTCTGGTTCGTAGAAAGGTTCTTCCTCACATGA
- a CDS encoding PQQ-binding-like beta-propeller repeat protein, with translation MIGLTRKSSDRPPATRWHKLLYGLAGGLAALVIGVPLTGVIADAVDAPAAIISGTVFEDRDNDNRQDNNETPLAGVTVSDGQKLVVTDKKGHYSFSSDVERRDVDLVFVTQPSGYSVGTDDNMTPKFFRSLGQLAAGDTREVNFGLRKDKKSADGGFTFGNVADPHVNAQLPEQITEINTTRQNLAFIQVSGDLTNSATDAEFEFYKSSTANSKVPVWPAVGNHEYAAGATYAARINNYRKHVGPEWYSFDYSDRHFLVLENNGAAPFAEQLEWVKADLAQNVKRGKHLVVLTHQPMNVPFGSPSVYDEFGKVLEQYKAELILVGHEHSNDVEPNSQFAKTAKHIQTVSSSYTIDNSPRGFRFVNMDNKSFDNPFRIYGAEKDLTIVSPAPGTSVPLDKFPGIQVNAYDTTDAPVKVRYRLDNKNWKQLQATGEFTWYADLPGNTKIGKHTLEVEATDKNKATWKGTSKFTLTNEKAIRPVAGANWNQHHGDASHSGVAQDQIAAGQRLAWSYRTKGTFLTGSPAIVDGVVYAGTRDENGEGNSEVHAVNLATGNKLWSYDVPSSVHGSVAVSDGLVYVPTLRGTLFAVDAKTGKLKWRNDPEAAPEGNNQRTYGYYGVTVADGKVLFPFQTRFGEAAAGILLALDARTGQRIWGSPMAGNTMSDGTPAVADGRVYVGNQDGSIVIAYDLKTGQKLWTGTDTLGGWQDGIPSAGGGKVFIGSNNGLVARDGATGAVLWSYTSTHPSLVSSGATPSAAALSGNTVYMSFPSGSVTALNATTGAVIWDQLLPGSQYRGGSFTSPALSGSTLFVGANSGGFYALDARTGQPLWSQNIGTWVSAGPAVSGNTVVAGAFDGNLYAFTPGGTAARPWPVVSGKVTLKADGSPAANTTVSVVKGGTAIGRTTTDASGNYRVGLPEGAGTYTLQVAQLGFATAAREITAGTGETTGIDLQVSPVSVDASIGKRLPSGLVEGGPGDVVIENKKLAMAVAKVYNDPQLSPSTTGKVLDLALTGQPDQLDWINLPYVSTAEPVGGNAWQQLQVRSTEVKITENTEEKAVVQVTGTSAEHPALKVVTTFTATPDESFITADTTFTNGTGAALSVWAGDAMDHDGAGSRSAVAGFPVVTSGGPFSQVPTAKRWIGQSGTTPDNETYGLVYSAASGPFTGYSQSNFTMSKFKLELPAGGEHTIGRRIVVASNGGAADKFGVLDQFAY, from the coding sequence ATGATCGGCCTGACGCGCAAGTCGAGCGATCGTCCCCCTGCCACCCGGTGGCACAAACTCCTGTACGGCCTGGCCGGGGGCCTCGCGGCGCTCGTCATCGGCGTACCGCTGACCGGAGTGATCGCCGACGCCGTCGACGCTCCGGCCGCGATCATCTCCGGCACGGTCTTCGAGGACCGGGACAACGACAACCGGCAGGACAACAACGAGACCCCGTTGGCCGGGGTGACCGTTTCGGACGGTCAGAAGCTCGTCGTGACGGACAAGAAGGGGCACTACTCCTTCTCGTCCGACGTCGAGCGCCGCGACGTCGACCTGGTCTTCGTCACCCAGCCGTCGGGCTACTCGGTGGGCACCGACGACAACATGACCCCGAAGTTCTTCCGCAGCCTCGGTCAGCTCGCCGCCGGTGACACCCGGGAGGTGAACTTCGGTCTGCGCAAGGACAAGAAGTCCGCCGACGGTGGGTTCACCTTCGGCAACGTGGCCGACCCGCACGTGAACGCGCAGCTGCCCGAGCAGATCACCGAGATCAACACGACCCGGCAGAACCTCGCGTTCATCCAGGTCAGCGGTGACCTGACCAACTCGGCCACCGACGCGGAGTTCGAGTTCTACAAGTCGAGTACGGCGAACTCGAAGGTCCCGGTCTGGCCGGCCGTCGGCAACCACGAGTACGCCGCCGGGGCGACGTACGCGGCGCGGATCAACAACTACCGCAAGCACGTCGGCCCGGAGTGGTACTCCTTCGACTACAGCGACCGGCACTTCCTGGTGCTGGAGAACAACGGCGCCGCGCCGTTCGCCGAGCAGCTGGAGTGGGTGAAGGCCGACCTGGCGCAGAACGTCAAGCGTGGCAAGCACCTGGTGGTGCTGACCCACCAGCCGATGAACGTCCCGTTCGGTTCGCCGTCGGTGTACGACGAGTTCGGCAAGGTGCTCGAGCAGTACAAGGCCGAGCTGATCCTGGTCGGTCACGAGCACAGCAACGACGTCGAGCCGAACAGCCAGTTCGCCAAGACGGCGAAGCACATCCAGACCGTCTCGTCGTCGTACACGATCGACAACTCGCCGCGCGGGTTCCGGTTCGTGAACATGGACAACAAGTCCTTCGACAACCCGTTCCGGATCTACGGCGCCGAGAAGGACCTGACGATCGTGTCGCCGGCGCCGGGCACGTCGGTGCCGCTGGACAAGTTCCCGGGCATCCAGGTGAACGCGTACGACACCACCGACGCGCCGGTGAAGGTCCGCTACCGGCTCGACAACAAGAACTGGAAGCAACTGCAGGCGACCGGCGAGTTCACCTGGTACGCCGACCTGCCGGGCAACACCAAGATCGGCAAGCACACCCTCGAGGTGGAGGCGACCGACAAGAACAAGGCGACCTGGAAGGGCACGTCGAAGTTCACCCTGACCAACGAGAAGGCGATCAGGCCGGTCGCCGGGGCGAACTGGAACCAGCACCACGGCGACGCGTCGCACAGTGGGGTGGCGCAGGACCAGATCGCGGCCGGGCAGCGGCTGGCCTGGTCGTACCGGACCAAGGGCACCTTCCTGACCGGTTCACCGGCCATCGTCGACGGCGTCGTGTACGCCGGGACGCGGGACGAGAACGGTGAGGGCAACAGCGAGGTGCACGCCGTGAACCTCGCCACCGGCAACAAGCTGTGGAGCTACGACGTCCCGTCGTCGGTGCACGGCAGCGTCGCGGTCTCCGACGGGCTCGTCTACGTGCCGACCCTGCGCGGCACGCTGTTCGCGGTGGACGCGAAGACCGGCAAGCTGAAGTGGCGCAACGACCCGGAGGCCGCGCCCGAGGGCAACAACCAGCGCACCTACGGGTACTACGGCGTGACGGTTGCCGACGGCAAGGTGCTGTTCCCGTTCCAGACCCGGTTCGGCGAGGCGGCGGCGGGCATCCTGCTCGCGCTGGACGCCAGGACCGGGCAACGGATCTGGGGCTCGCCGATGGCCGGCAACACGATGAGCGACGGGACTCCCGCGGTCGCCGACGGTCGGGTGTACGTCGGGAACCAGGACGGCAGCATCGTGATCGCGTACGACCTGAAGACCGGCCAGAAGCTGTGGACCGGCACCGACACCCTCGGCGGCTGGCAGGACGGCATCCCGTCCGCGGGCGGCGGCAAGGTGTTCATCGGGTCGAACAACGGTCTCGTCGCGCGCGACGGTGCGACTGGCGCGGTGCTCTGGAGCTACACCAGCACGCACCCGTCGCTGGTCAGCAGCGGCGCGACGCCGTCGGCGGCCGCGCTGAGCGGCAACACCGTCTACATGTCCTTCCCGAGCGGATCGGTGACGGCGCTCAACGCCACCACCGGTGCAGTGATCTGGGACCAGCTGCTGCCGGGTTCGCAGTACCGAGGTGGATCGTTCACTTCGCCGGCGCTGTCGGGCAGCACCCTCTTCGTCGGCGCGAACAGCGGCGGGTTCTACGCCCTGGACGCGCGGACGGGTCAGCCGCTGTGGTCGCAGAACATCGGCACCTGGGTGTCGGCGGGCCCGGCCGTCAGCGGCAACACCGTGGTCGCGGGTGCCTTCGACGGCAACCTGTACGCCTTCACACCGGGCGGTACGGCGGCCAGGCCGTGGCCGGTCGTGTCCGGCAAGGTGACGCTGAAGGCCGACGGTTCACCGGCCGCCAACACCACGGTCAGTGTGGTCAAGGGCGGGACGGCGATCGGCCGGACCACGACGGATGCCTCCGGCAACTACCGCGTCGGGCTGCCGGAGGGTGCGGGCACGTACACCCTCCAGGTGGCGCAGCTCGGCTTCGCGACGGCGGCGCGCGAGATCACGGCCGGGACCGGCGAGACGACCGGGATCGATCTGCAGGTCAGCCCGGTGAGCGTCGACGCGAGCATCGGCAAGCGGCTGCCGAGCGGGCTGGTCGAGGGCGGACCGGGTGACGTGGTGATCGAGAACAAGAAGCTCGCGATGGCGGTCGCCAAGGTCTACAACGACCCGCAGCTGAGCCCGTCGACCACGGGCAAGGTGCTCGACCTCGCTCTGACCGGGCAGCCGGACCAGCTCGACTGGATCAACCTGCCGTACGTCAGCACCGCCGAGCCCGTCGGTGGCAACGCCTGGCAGCAGTTGCAGGTCCGCTCCACCGAAGTGAAGATCACTGAGAACACCGAGGAAAAGGCAGTGGTTCAGGTCACGGGGACTTCAGCTGAGCACCCTGCCCTCAAGGTCGTCACGACCTTCACGGCAACGCCTGACGAGTCCTTCATCACCGCCGACACCACGTTCACCAACGGCACGGGAGCGGCGCTGTCGGTGTGGGCCGGCGACGCGATGGACCACGACGGTGCGGGGTCGCGCTCGGCCGTCGCGGGGTTCCCGGTGGTCACGAGCGGTGGACCGTTCAGCCAGGTCCCGACCGCGAAACGGTGGATCGGGCAGAGCGGGACGACGCCGGACAACGAGACCTACGGCCTCGTCTACAGCGCGGCGTCAGGTCCGTTCACCGGCTACTCGCAGAGCAACTTCACGATGAGCAAGTTCAAGCTGGAGCTCCCGGCCGGTGGTGAGCACACCATCGGCCGCCGGATCGTGGTCGCCTCCAACGGGGGCGCCGCGGACAAGTTCGGCGTCCTCGACCAGTTCGCCTACTGA
- a CDS encoding bifunctional [glutamine synthetase] adenylyltransferase/[glutamine synthetase]-adenylyl-L-tyrosine phosphorylase, protein MAESRKVSSEGQLVRRGFADPQRASKLLQQLDRLDARTPMATEQLIGSLSESADPDLALLHLLGLAEALDQHEYDVSAFARTLDMDDDFRRRLCCVLGASEALGRHLTVHPRHWYDLADPALAGNNPTPDDVAARLALAVDDDNPVDALRIEYRRLLLRLAARDLAEGLLVDETAAVLADLAGGALETALRIARNQYFGQHPGAADCRLAVIAMGKCGGRELNYVSDVDVLFVAEPLEGEDEAPALKTATQLAAAAMRICSAHTAEGTLWPVDAALRPEGKSGPLVRTLDSHLAYYQRWAKTWEFQALLKARPIAGDAELGQAYADQTAGLVWSAADREGFVDDVQAMRRRVVDHIPAADVDRQLKLGPGGLRDVEFAVQLLQLVHGRSDETVRSGTTLIALEQLTSSGYVGRTDGAVLADAYRFLRSMEHRIQLYRLRRTHSVPEHEDDLRRLGRSLGFTKNPITDLTKVWKKHALEVRRLHEKLFYRPLLAAVARIPGGEVRLTPEAAKQRLTALGYADPASALRHIEALSEGVSRRSSIQRALLPAMLGWFAESPDPDAGLLAFRTISDALGSTPWYLRQLRDEGASAERLAHLLASGRYAVDLLQRAPEATAMLADERELVPRKPEALLTEMSAAARRQDKPEAAVAAIRAVRRRELFRVAAADLSHLLEVEQVGEALTTIAAATLTSSLEVARRAVAKGGEEPTRMAIVAMGRFGGHELGYGSDADVMFVHDPLPGASEKAATDFAIQAATELRRLLSIPGADPAVAIDADLRPEGRQGPLVRTLASYASYYARWSAVWEAQALLRADPLCGDPELCQAFRDLIDPLRYPADGVPARDVMEIRRIKARVDAERLPRGADPATHTKLGRGGLADIEWTVQLLQLREAHRVEGLRTTRTLGALRVAVEEGLFERRDADVLRAAWQRASRIRNAIMLTRARPSDSLPRDPRDLAAVAQICGYPPGQTSRFSDDYLRLTRRARNVVDRLFWGE, encoded by the coding sequence GTGGCGGAGTCGCGGAAGGTGTCCAGTGAGGGACAGCTGGTACGGCGGGGGTTCGCGGACCCCCAACGGGCCTCGAAGCTGCTCCAGCAGCTCGACCGGCTGGACGCGCGCACCCCGATGGCGACCGAGCAGCTGATCGGCTCGCTGTCGGAGTCCGCCGATCCCGATCTCGCGCTGCTCCACCTGCTCGGCCTGGCCGAGGCGCTGGACCAGCACGAGTACGACGTGTCCGCCTTCGCCCGCACGCTCGACATGGACGACGACTTCCGCCGTCGCCTGTGCTGCGTGCTCGGCGCGAGCGAGGCGCTCGGCCGCCATCTCACCGTGCACCCGCGGCACTGGTACGACTTGGCCGACCCGGCGCTGGCCGGCAACAACCCGACCCCTGACGACGTCGCCGCCCGGCTCGCCCTGGCCGTGGACGACGACAACCCGGTCGATGCGCTGCGCATCGAGTACCGCCGTCTCCTGCTCCGCCTCGCCGCCCGCGACCTCGCCGAGGGACTGCTCGTCGACGAGACCGCCGCCGTCCTGGCCGACCTCGCCGGTGGTGCCTTGGAAACTGCGCTCCGGATCGCCCGCAACCAGTACTTCGGCCAGCACCCCGGTGCCGCCGACTGCCGGCTGGCAGTGATTGCCATGGGCAAGTGCGGCGGCCGCGAACTGAACTACGTCAGCGATGTCGACGTGCTGTTCGTCGCCGAGCCGCTGGAGGGCGAGGACGAGGCCCCGGCGCTGAAGACCGCGACCCAGCTGGCCGCTGCCGCGATGCGGATCTGCTCCGCGCACACCGCCGAGGGCACGCTCTGGCCGGTCGACGCCGCGCTCCGCCCGGAAGGCAAGTCCGGCCCACTGGTTCGTACGCTCGACAGCCATCTCGCCTACTACCAGCGCTGGGCCAAGACCTGGGAGTTCCAGGCGCTGCTGAAGGCCCGCCCGATCGCCGGCGACGCCGAGCTCGGTCAGGCGTACGCCGACCAGACGGCCGGCCTGGTCTGGTCCGCGGCCGACCGGGAGGGCTTCGTCGACGACGTGCAGGCGATGCGCCGCCGGGTCGTCGACCACATCCCGGCCGCCGATGTCGACCGGCAGCTGAAGCTCGGTCCCGGCGGTCTGCGCGACGTCGAGTTCGCCGTCCAGCTGCTGCAGCTCGTGCACGGGCGGAGCGACGAGACCGTGCGCAGCGGGACGACTTTGATCGCGTTGGAACAGCTGACGAGTTCCGGGTACGTCGGGCGCACCGACGGCGCCGTACTGGCCGACGCGTACCGGTTCCTGCGCTCGATGGAGCACCGGATCCAGCTGTACCGGCTCCGGCGGACCCACTCCGTCCCCGAGCACGAGGACGACCTGCGCCGGCTCGGCCGCTCGCTCGGCTTCACCAAGAACCCGATCACCGACCTGACCAAGGTGTGGAAGAAGCACGCGCTCGAGGTCCGCCGCCTGCACGAGAAGCTCTTCTACCGCCCGCTGCTCGCCGCCGTCGCGCGGATCCCCGGCGGGGAGGTCCGGCTCACCCCGGAGGCCGCGAAGCAGCGCCTCACCGCCCTCGGGTACGCCGACCCGGCGTCCGCGCTGCGGCACATCGAGGCGTTGTCCGAGGGCGTGTCCCGGCGGTCGTCGATCCAGCGCGCGCTGCTGCCGGCGATGCTCGGCTGGTTCGCCGAGTCGCCCGATCCGGACGCCGGGCTGCTCGCCTTCCGGACGATCTCCGACGCCCTCGGCTCGACGCCTTGGTACCTGCGCCAGCTCCGCGACGAAGGCGCGTCCGCCGAACGCCTCGCACACCTGCTCGCCAGCGGCCGGTACGCCGTCGACCTGCTGCAGCGTGCACCCGAGGCGACAGCGATGCTCGCGGACGAGCGCGAGCTGGTCCCGCGCAAGCCCGAGGCGCTGCTCACCGAGATGTCTGCCGCCGCGCGCCGGCAGGACAAGCCGGAAGCCGCGGTCGCGGCGATCCGGGCGGTCCGGCGGCGCGAGCTGTTCCGGGTCGCGGCCGCTGACCTGTCGCACCTGCTCGAGGTCGAGCAGGTCGGCGAGGCGCTGACCACGATCGCGGCCGCGACGCTGACGAGTTCGCTGGAGGTCGCCCGGCGGGCGGTCGCCAAGGGCGGTGAGGAGCCGACCCGGATGGCGATCGTCGCGATGGGCCGGTTCGGCGGGCACGAGCTCGGCTACGGCAGTGACGCCGACGTGATGTTCGTCCACGATCCGTTGCCGGGGGCATCGGAAAAGGCGGCCACCGACTTCGCCATCCAGGCCGCGACCGAACTGCGCCGCCTGCTGTCGATACCGGGTGCGGATCCGGCCGTCGCGATCGACGCCGATCTGCGGCCCGAGGGCCGGCAGGGTCCGCTCGTGCGCACGCTGGCGTCGTACGCGTCGTACTACGCGCGCTGGTCGGCGGTCTGGGAGGCGCAGGCGTTGCTCCGGGCCGATCCGCTCTGCGGCGATCCCGAGCTGTGCCAGGCGTTCCGCGACCTGATCGACCCGTTGCGCTACCCGGCGGACGGCGTACCGGCCAGGGATGTCATGGAGATCCGGCGGATCAAGGCTCGCGTCGATGCCGAGCGGCTGCCGCGCGGTGCCGACCCGGCGACCCACACCAAGCTCGGGCGCGGCGGTCTGGCCGACATCGAGTGGACGGTCCAGCTGCTGCAGTTGCGCGAGGCCCACCGGGTCGAAGGGCTGCGGACGACACGGACGCTCGGCGCGTTGCGGGTGGCGGTCGAGGAAGGACTCTTCGAGCGCCGGGACGCCGACGTACTGCGGGCCGCCTGGCAACGGGCGTCGCGGATCCGGAACGCGATCATGCTGACCCGGGCCCGGCCGAGCGACTCACTGCCGCGCGATCCGCGCGATCTGGCCGCCGTGGCGCAGATCTGCGGTTACCCGCCGGGCCAGACCAGTCGCTTCTCCGACGACTACCTCCGGCTGACCCGGCGCGCGCGCAACGTGGTCGACCGCCTCTTCTGGGGCGAGTGA